From a region of the Candida albicans SC5314 chromosome 1, complete sequence genome:
- the ZCF2 gene encoding Zcf2p (Zn(II)2Cys6 transcription factor; regulates sulfite tolerance through expression of SSU1 and CDG1; Hap43-repressed; Spider biofilm induced), with translation MSEKIKREKPVKVRKHVSSACLECRRRHFKCDGKQPVCDRCQKSNKPCQYVASHRGGSRKKGVSTKKKPVTVNDINQGPEMPMFVADIEDFGKSKSTENSANDGNEIKSNDEMLEKLMTLPCAHDQNRCQDSNCPGKSAVRYMKSRPEKRGQLNESETHMMETLRKRIKLESTMSNIDCLFSDNNPPIDIRSFKELEMTTAVHDPSNYVDLTVLDKDVILKNYYETFHKAHPILPAREEMLIYMSNSSIEKELLPILSIVSDGETTSVYARAIDLVSDRLIQCVEVVKSFGYIDIVSLQVLTLVSFVAHVSSLHALSKNLRHFCIYLLQDLQINLLDAPSKHGSNDMTPESETNAPLKVFNSPRLSHVSRDSIDQCARRLFWELNFVDIITGSADGKTVSSFDKIESFVDFPTVPSRDEFDYKGRSEAGTLVTNAVKMNIEITNKRPYDILLTRLQASLSSWEMRLEDPSLFEAPPLIDKSGRVNEGVHQAILLFNYAKIFVHRPFSYLWKINSPQHPKCNGEAVDSTNVPPQLQANSRTTIETRKTIEGANSIVQVLMDTGASKVFQRTHFFACALALSSLVHLSAYIWVETTLAVDKAQAFGLNEEDLDVYTEYIKLALTAIYPISKHWQLSGKLAKHIRDSLTTLRPKLYSKLKDFLPQLEIGMEKMKIREGDSTGEDSSRSSALPMNAVSSSTTTTNYDGLQSQDNNNSTLSNRQSALDIHDGAIPGDNISGSYDFENLSWEPVSPISPSGCDWIDKGLLDFNFDPFPSTL, from the coding sequence ATGCtggaaaaaattaagaGAGAAAAGCCTGTAAAAGTAAGAAAACATGTTAGTAGTGCTTGTTTGGAGTGCAGAAGACGACACTTTAAATGTGACGGTAAACAACCAGTGTGCGATCGATgtcaaaaatcaaacaaaccATGCCAATATGTTGCAAGTCATCGAGGCGGATCCAGGAAGAAAGGTGtgtcaacaaaaaagaaacctGTTACCGTAAATGATATAAACCAAGGTCCAGAAATGCCCATGTTCGTCGCAGACATAGAAGACTTTGGTAAATCGAAATCAACTGAAAATTCTGCCAATGACGGAAACGAAATAAAGAGTAATGATGAGATGCTTGAGAAATTAATGACTTTGCCTTGTGCACATGATCAAAATCGATGTCAGGATCTGAATTGCCCAGGGAAAAGTGCTGTTAGGTATATGAAATCTCGACCAGAAAAACGTGGACAATTAAATGAGAGTGAGACACACATGATGGAAACtttaagaaaaagaataaagtTAGAGAGTACAATGAGCAACATTGATTGTCTCTTTAGTGATAATAATCCACCAATAGATATCAGGTCATTCAAGGAATTGGAAATGACCACTGCAGTTCATGATCCGAGCAATTATGTGGATCTTACAGTACTAGACAAAGACGTGATACTAAAGAATTACTACGAGACATTTCACAAAGCCCACCCCATTTTGCCCGCAAGGGAAGAAATGTTGATATACATGTCAAATCTGtctattgaaaaagaactATTACCTATCCTAAGTATAGTGAGTGATGGTGAGACGACGTCTGTTTATGCTCGAGCTATTGATTTGGTCTCAGATAGATTGATCCAGTGTGTCGAAGTTGTGAAAAGCTTTGgatatattgatattgtttcaCTCCAGGTTTTGACACTTGTTTCCTTTGTTGCTCATGTTTCTTCATTACACGCATTAAGCAAAAATTTGAGGCATTTCTGTATATATTTACTTCAAGACctccaaatcaatttgttggaTGCTCCTTCAAAGCACGGTTCTAACGACATGACCCCGGAGTCGGAAACTAATGCTCCCCTTAAAGTATTCAACTCGCCTAGGTTGTCACACGTGTCAAGAGATAGTATTGATCAATGTGCTCGTAGACTATTTTGGGaattaaattttgttgatattattaCCGGGTCTGCTGATGGGAAAACAGTTTCTTCCTTTGACAAAATTGAGagttttgttgattttccTACTGTGCCACTGCGGGATGAATTTGACTACAAAGGGCGCTCGGAGGCAGGTACATTGGTTACAAACGCAGTGAAGATGAATATAGAGATTACCAATAAGAGACCATATGATATTCTTCTAACAAGATTGCAAGCTTCTTTATCAAGTTGGGAAATGAGACTAGAGGACCCGTCGTTATTCGAAGCACCGCCATTGATTGACAAGAGCGGAAGAGTAAATGAAGGAGTTCACCAAGCCATCTTACTATTTAACTACGCAAAGATCTTTGTTCACAGGCCCTTTTCTTATCTTTGGAAGATCAATTCACCGCAACATCCAAAATGCAACGGCGAGGCAGTAGACTCGACAAATGTTCCACCGCAACTTCAAGCAAATTCGCGAACGACTATTGAAACTAGGAAAACTATTGAAGGTGCAAACTCGATTGTCCAGGTTCTTATGGACACTGGTGCGTCCAAAGTTTTTCAAAGAACACATTTTTTTGCTTGTGCTTTGGCATTATCTTCGTTGGTTCATCTAAGTGCATATATTTGGGTCGAGACGACGTTAGCAGTGGATAAAGCTCAAGCTTTTGGGttgaatgaagaagatttggATGTTTACACTGAGTATATAAAACTAGCTTTGACTGCAATTTATCCCATTTCCAAGCATTGGCAATTATCTGGCAAGTTGGCAAAACATATTCGTGACTCCTTGACCACATTACGACCGAAACTATACTCAAAATTAAAGGATTTTTTGCCGCAATTAGAAATTGGTATGGAAAAAATGAAGATTCGTGAAGGTGACTCTACTGGTGAAGATTCAAGTAGAAGTCTGGCACTACCCATGAATGCAGTGAGTAGTTCTACTACAACCACAAACTACGACGGTCTACAGAGCCAAGATAACAATAATTCCACCTTGCTGAATCGTCAAAGTGCACTTGATATACATGATGGTGCAATTCCTGGTGACAACATCAGTGGTCTGTATGactttgaaaatttgtCATGGGAGCCAGTATCACCAATTTCGCCATCAGGTTGTGATTGGATTGACAAGGGTTTGTTAGACTTTAATTTTGATCCTTTTCCTTCCACTTTATAG
- a CDS encoding protein kinase (Putative serine/threonine kinase; induced during planktonic growth; rat catheter biofilm repressed), with protein sequence MSIIPYNNNKDVLYHNPNDGIVVVHDPRENTIKLLSTVASEARGESNGSQRTRRPSQAFNNDQFPHTTSMTKCPNCGFTWNEFNKSGPRRSSSHSSSGLFNISLPQEYLSQSFIHTDYFKLLGKLPSNEEHACKSTLNNSLPEGVFNQGYFKRFFKKIDPYTLGSGAHAQVYKVNHILNNIVLGTYAVKRINIGGQLEFLQQVLNEVLILYELSTTGANENNLIRYNHVWLEMGELDDSNSIFFPTPKLADRRDMKVPYVFILQQYCDGGHLEDLIKCNFTIEENLTWKEKVELERKKRRAVKVGDETLPKRKQWLSTFEIWKFFHDVANGVNYLHQNGILHRDMKPSNCLLDVKYVPHEMKSTFESQEDFESHLYNLPRVLVSDFGEGKFIEKRQNVNLENLSDRQGNTGTLEFTAPELWLYSRDPKFGKDGKKFYNDFTYESDIYSLGLILCYLCIGKLPFSDMIRDENDPQEARSKIMNWYNNLSSASFSEWFESQIHDREGVMDECMEDFQKLAFKMIKGEDEVVDNGTTSRIGSKDILLYLNNIKWERFIITGHTFTSGNSWSMSNELAIIEKDDSDLHSFNKDRVPSLLQNEVFSDDEDDDIEYEGRHDSDHINLTEDEFEEDISRTYFDSTDSVKSNFFQTHKFKTVPVYCSELLLLEYLSFYSPSFSKSILKLCIFCFIGLDIFVVERTKLRTMLFLLVSVVLSILLAYELGHSNPYIV encoded by the coding sequence ATGTCGATTATTCCttacaataataacaaggATGTACTTTATCACAACCCTAATGATGGGATTGTGGTTGTGCATGATCCTCGTGAAAACACTATAAAGCTACTATCCACCGTTGCATCCGAAGCACGGGGAGAATCAAATGGGAGTCAACGAACAAGGAGACCATCACAGGCCTTTAACAATGATCAATTCCCCCATACCACAAGCATGACAAAATGTCCCAACTGTGGGTTTACATGGAAcgaattcaataaatccGGGCCCAGAAGAAGCAGCTCGCATTCCTCCTCTGGCCTCTTCAATATATCATTACCCCAGGAATACTTATCACAGTCATTTATTCATACCGactatttcaaattgttaGGTAAACTACCTTCCAATGAGGAGCATGCGTGCAAACTGACGCTTAATAACTCTTTGCCTGAAGGGGTATTCAATCAAGGATATTTTAAACGgtttttcaagaaaataGACCCGTATACGCTTGGTTCAGGAGCACACGCACAGGTTTACAAAGTCAATCATATTTTGAACAATATCGTTTTGGGAACATACGCAGttaaaagaattaacaTTGGCGGGCAACTTGAATTTTTGCAGCAGGTTTTAAATGAAGTGTTGATTTTGTACGAGTTGTCTACTACAGGAGCTAATGAGAACAATTTAATTAGATATAATCATGTTTGGTTGGAAATGGGGGAGCTAGACGAtctgaattcaatttttttcccaACCCCCAAATTGGCTGACAGGAGAGATATGAAAGTACCAtatgtttttattttgcaGCAATATTGTGATGGCGGGCACTTGGAAGATTTAATCAAATGCAATTTCACAATTGAGGAAAATCTTACTTGGAAAGAAAAGGTCGAATTAGAACGGAAGAAAAGACGTGCTGTAAAGGTAGGAGATGAAACGTTACCAAAACGGAAACAGTGGCTTAGTACCTTTGAAATATGGAAGTTCTTTCATGATGTCGCAAACGGAGTCAATTACTTACATCAGAATGGTATTTTGCATAGAGATATGAAACCGTCAAACTGTTTGTTAGATGTAAAGTATGTTCCACATGAGATGAAACTGACTTTTGAGAGCCAAGAAGATTTTGAACTGCATTTATACAATTTGCCAAGAGTTTTGGTTTCTGATTTCGGAGAAGGAAAGTTTATAGAAAAGCGTCAAAATGTCAATCTAGAAAACTTATCTGATAGACAGGGTAATACAGGTACATTGGAGTTCACGGCTCCAGAATTGTGGTTGTATTCACGTGATCCTAAATTTGGAAAAGATGGTAAGAAATTTTACAATGATTTCACCTATGAAAGTGATATATATTCTTTAGGATTGATTTTATGTTATTTGTGCATTGGGAAACTACCATTTTCTGATATGATTAGAGATGAGAATGATCCACAAGAGGCAAGAAGCAAAATCATGAATTggtataataatttgagCTCTGCAAGTTTTAGTGAATGGTTTGAGTCGCAAATTCACGATAGAGAAGGGGTTATGGATGAGTGTATGGAAGATTTCCAGAAATTAGCGTTCAAAATGATCAAGGGAGAAGATGAAGTAGTTGATAATGGTACTACCTCTCGTATTGGGTCCAAGGAtattttgttgtatttgaataatataaaGTGGGAAAGATTTATAATTACCGGTCATACTTTTACCAGTGGTAATTCTTGGAGTATGAGCAATGAATTGgcaattattgaaaaagatgatCTGGATCTACATTCGTTCAACAAAGATCGTGTACCATCTTTGCTTCAAAACGAGGTGTTTAGTGATGAcgaagatgatgatatagAGTACGAAGGACGGCATGATTCTGATCACATTAATCTAACAGAGgatgaatttgaagaagacATATCAAGGActtattttgattcaacAGATTCGGTAAAATCtaacttttttcaaactcaTAAGTTTAAGACTGTCCCTGTTTATTGCAGtgaattgttattgttagaGTACCTTTCGTTTTATTCTCCcagtttttcaaaatcaattttaaagCTCTGTATATTTTGCTTTATTGGATTGGATATATTTGTGGTTGAAAGAACCAAACTTAGAACCATGCTATTTTTGTTGGTATCAGTAGTATTGTCCATACTCTTGGCTTACGAGTTGGGCCATCTGAACCCTTATATAGTTTGA
- a CDS encoding non-canonical poly(A) polymerase (Putative non-canonical poly(A) polymerase; repressed by nitric oxide; Spider biofilm induced), whose product MGTKRKRENLVGKPRSKRQKKDSLLLKVDNASFLENKFETLQNHLDEESDSELIYDYDRKKSEELTDDLVLIDSEEESNDSSDGFDDINSESEKKQVLVGNDKTPENELANNEDFIGFGFSSEDDSEEISNSDNDLSNGDYAHGETPNSSYPWVKDHDHSKQKEIADWLTLEMKDFVNYISPSSEEIVTRNNVISTLKKEIGKFWPGTETHVFGSCATDLYLPGSDIDMVVVSETGDYENRSRLYQLSTFLRTKKLAKNVEVIASAKVPIIKFVDPVSELHIDVSFERTNGLDAAKRIRRWLISTPGLRELVLVIKQFLRSRRLNNVHVGGLGGYATIIMCYHFLRLHPKLSTSSMDALDNLGVLLIEFFELYGRNFSYDNLILSLDRDTEEPRYEKKGNHPILNTARNTFSIVIQDPADTTNNITRSSYNLRDLKKAFGGAYQLLVEKCYQLNAASYKQRLGQSILGDIIKYNGKERDFNDDRHKVVNHALISHEEEIDDESDGLDGNDKYYFSDMTVESNEDEYVPEKKRTTPVTNKAKDTKKLVESFLSLEDSSDVEELSAKDVAGKFEDEPYIPKLKKSKSNLDKDIKRDYWRQKGLDL is encoded by the coding sequence ATGGGGaccaaaagaaagagagaaaatTTAGTTGGAAAACCTCGATccaaaagacaaaaaaaggATAGTTTGTTGTTAAAGGTGGATAATGCATCATTTCTAGAGAACAAATTTGAGACTTTGCAAAACCATTTGGACGAAGAGTCTGACTCTGAATTAATTTATGACTACGATAGAAAAAAGAGTGAAGAGTTGACTGATGATCTTGTTTTAATTGACAGCGAAGAAGAATCCAATGACTCGAGTGATGGTTTTGACGATATTAATCTGGAATCAGAGAAGAAGCAAGTACTAGTAGGTAATGATAAGACACCAGAAAATGAATTAGCAAATAACGAAGATTTCATTGGTTTTGGGTTTCTGTCTGAAGATGACAGTGAGGAAATTCTGAACTCCGATAATGACTTGTCTAATGGTGACTATGCCCATGGGGAGACACCAAACTCTCTGTATCCGTGGGTTAAAGATCATGATCATTCTAAGCAAAAGGAAATAGCTGATTGGCTCACATTAGAAATGAAAGATTTTGTGAATTACATATCCCCTTCTAGTGAAGAAATTGTCACCAGAAACAATGTCATCAGTACgttgaagaaagaaataggTAAGTTCTGGCCAGGTACTGAAACTCATGTTTTTGGGTCGTGTGCAACAGATTTATATTTACCTGGGTCAGATATTGATATGGTAGTTGTTTCAGAAACTGGGGATTATGAAAATCGTTCCAGGTTGTATCAACTTTCAACTTTTCTAAGAACCAAAAAGTTGGCTAAAAATGTCGAGGTTATTGCCAGTGCTAAAGTGCCGATCATCAAATTTGTGGACCCAGTTTCAGAGCTTCACATTGACGTGTCGTTTGAAAGAACAAATGGACTCGATGCAGCCAAGAGAATAAGAAGATGGCTAATATCCACACCAGGGCTACGTGAATTGGTATTGGTGATCAAGCAGTTTTTGCGATCACGTAGACTAAACAATGTGCATGTAGGTGGATTGGGTGGTTATGCTACAATTATCATGTGCTATCATTTTTTGAGATTGCATCCGAAACTATCGACTAGCTCAATGGATGCCTTAGATAACTTGGGTGTGTTGTTGATTGAGTTTTTTGAGCTCTATGGCCGCAACTTTTCTTATGACAACTTGATACTCTCTTTGGATAGGGATACTGAAGAGCCTCGGTATGAAAAGAAGGGTAATCACCCTATACTAAACACTGCAAGAAATACCTTTTCCATTGTGATCCAAGATCCTGCTGATACCACGAACAATATTACAAGATCATCTTACAATCTTagagatttgaaaaaagctTTTGGTGGAGCATATCAATTACTTGTAGAAAAATGTTACCAATTAAATGCTGCTTCATATAAACAAAGATTGGGTCAACTGATACTAGGGGATATAATAAAATACAACGGGAAAGAGAGAGATTTTAACGACGATCGTCATAAAGTAGTCAACCATGCATTGATCAGCcatgaagaagaaattgatgacGAAAGTGATGGGCTCGATGGCAATGATAAGTATTACTTTTCTGACATGACAGTGGAGAGCAATGAGGATGAGTATGTTCCTGAAAAAAAACGTACCACACCTGTCACTAACAAAGCAAAAGACACTAAAAAATTAGTGGAATCTTTCTTAAGTCTTGAAGACAGTAGTGATGTTGAAGAGCTCCTGGCAAAAGACGTCGCTGGCAAATTCGAGGATGAGCCATATATCCCAAAGCTAAAAAAGctgaaatcaaatcttGATAAAGATATCAAAAGAGATTACTGGAGACAAAAAGGTTTAGATTtgtaa
- the YPT53 gene encoding Rab family GTPase (Rab-family GTPase involved in vacuolar trafficking, colocolizes with Vps1p and Ypt52p in late endosome; Hap43-repressed gene) has translation MSETSHSSILPPPYKIVLLGDSSVGKTSLVHRFTTNRFDTHTPNTIGAAFITKEFSPHENHERKVRLEIWDTAGQERYRSLTPMYYRNARVALVCFDLSKFESTFNTAKYWIQQLELNNSSDSREKIEIRLVGTKRDLVSTIDDATKDQVNKLITEQSNVVKFHETSSKEGTGIESLFEDIVTNIEETFFTQYYEQNRDTSDQIGNMLRTRQTSNSYCC, from the coding sequence ATGCTGGAAACATCTCACTCATCAATATTACCACCACCTTATAAAATAGTTCTTTTAGGAGATTCTTCCGTGGGAAAAACGTCGCTTGTACACAGATTCACAACTAATAGGTTTGATACACATACTCCCAATACTATTGGTGCAGCATTTATAACAAAGGAGTTTTCGCCCCATGAAAACCATGAGCGTAAAGTGAGACTAGAGATATGGGACACAGCAGGCCAGGAAAGGTACCGTTCATTGACTCCTATGTACTATAGAAATGCGAGGGTAGCCCTAGTgtgttttgatttgagtAAGTTTGAAAGCACATTCAATACTGCGAAATACTGGATTCAACAGTTGGAACTAAACAATTCTTCTGATTCAAGAGAAAAGATAGAGATTCGATTGGTAGGGACCAAACGGGATTTAGTGTCAACAATAGACGACGCCACTAAAGACCAAGTCAATAAGTTGATAACAGAACAGTCCAATGTTGTAAAATTCCATGAAACCAGTTCAAAAGAAGGCACAGGAATTGAATCATTGTTTGAAGACATAGTGACAAACATAGAAGAGACGTTTTTCACACAATATTATGAACAAAATCGTGATACTTCTGATCAAATAGGAAACATGCTACGTACGAGACAGACATCTAACTCATATTGCTGTTAA